One Vibrio campbellii CAIM 519 = NBRC 15631 = ATCC 25920 genomic window carries:
- a CDS encoding phosphopentomutase has product MKRAFILVLDSFGIGAAADAEQFGDVGSDTLGHIADQCEQGLANNDKREGALRLPNLSKLGLAMAHKESTGRFAPGLDADAEIIGAYGHAAELSSGKDTPSGHWEIAGVPVLFDWGYFTDKANSFPKELTDRILERAGLDGFLGNCHASGTQVLDDLGEEHMKTGKPIFYTSADSVFQIACHEETFGLDRLLELCQIAREELEDYNIGRVIARPFVGAGKGQFERTGNRRDLSVEPPSATVLQKLVEEKQGDVVSIGKIADIYANCGITKKVKATGIPALFEATLEQIKEAGDNTIVFTNFVDFDSAYGHRRDVAGYAAALEYFDGRINEVLEIMEEDDVLILTADHGCDPTWPGTDHTREHIPVIVYGKKVSAGSLGRRDSFADIGQTLATYFGTSPMDYGKNFL; this is encoded by the coding sequence ATGAAAAGAGCATTTATTTTAGTACTAGACTCATTCGGCATCGGCGCAGCTGCAGATGCAGAACAATTCGGTGATGTAGGTTCAGACACGCTAGGTCATATTGCTGACCAGTGTGAGCAAGGCTTAGCAAATAACGACAAGCGTGAAGGCGCGCTTCGTCTTCCAAACCTATCTAAACTAGGTCTGGCAATGGCGCACAAAGAGTCAACCGGTCGTTTCGCACCAGGCCTAGACGCAGACGCTGAAATCATCGGTGCATACGGTCACGCTGCAGAGCTTTCTTCAGGTAAAGACACACCGTCTGGTCACTGGGAAATCGCAGGTGTTCCTGTTCTGTTTGATTGGGGTTACTTCACTGATAAAGCAAACAGCTTCCCGAAAGAGCTGACTGACCGCATTCTTGAGCGTGCTGGTCTGGACGGTTTCCTTGGTAACTGTCACGCTTCTGGTACTCAAGTTCTTGACGATCTTGGTGAAGAGCACATGAAGACTGGTAAGCCAATCTTCTACACATCTGCTGATTCTGTATTCCAAATCGCATGTCACGAAGAGACTTTTGGTCTAGATCGTCTACTTGAGCTTTGCCAAATTGCACGTGAAGAGCTAGAAGATTACAACATCGGTCGTGTTATCGCGCGTCCATTCGTTGGTGCTGGTAAAGGTCAATTTGAGCGTACCGGTAACCGTCGTGACCTTTCTGTTGAGCCACCATCAGCAACTGTGCTTCAGAAGCTAGTTGAAGAGAAGCAAGGTGATGTGGTTTCTATCGGTAAGATTGCGGATATCTACGCAAACTGCGGCATCACTAAGAAAGTGAAAGCGACAGGTATCCCTGCATTGTTCGAAGCAACGCTAGAGCAAATTAAAGAAGCGGGTGACAACACCATCGTATTCACTAACTTTGTAGATTTCGACTCAGCTTACGGTCACCGTCGTGACGTAGCGGGCTACGCAGCAGCACTTGAGTACTTCGATGGTCGCATCAATGAAGTGCTAGAGATTATGGAAGAAGACGATGTGCTTATTCTAACGGCAGACCACGGCTGTGATCCAACATGGCCAGGTACTGACCATACTCGTGAGCACATCCCAGTGATTGTTTACGGTAAGAAAGTATCAGCAGGTTCACTAGGCCGTCGCGATAGCTTTGCTGATATCGGTCAAACATTGGCGACTTACTTCGGTACTTCTCCAATGGATTACGGTAAGAACTTCCTATAA
- the deoA gene encoding thymidine phosphorylase, which produces MYLPQEIIRKKRDGEVLTADEINFFIQGVANNSVSEGQIAAFAMTIFFNEMTMPERIALTCAMRDSGMVIDWSHMNFGGPIVDKHSTGGVGDVTSLMLGPMVAACGGFVPMISGRGLGHTGGTLDKLESIPGYNITPTNDVFGQVTKDAGVAIIGQTGDLAPADKRVYATRDITATVDNISLITASILSKKLAAGLESLVMDVKVGSGAFMPTYEASEELAKSIVAVANGAGTKTTAILTDMNQVLASSAGNAVEVREAVRFLTGEYRNPRLLEVTMASCAEMLVLGKLAENTEDALAKLMEALDNGKAAECFGKMVAGLGGPVDFVENYDNYLEKAEIIKPVYATETGVVSAMDTRAIGMAVVSMGGGRRVATDEIDYAVGFDNFIRLGEVADSDKPLAVIHARTEEQWEEAAKALRSAITVGGEYTPTPEVYRQIRAEDL; this is translated from the coding sequence ATGTATTTACCACAAGAAATTATCCGTAAAAAACGTGACGGCGAAGTTCTAACAGCCGACGAAATCAACTTCTTCATTCAAGGCGTAGCAAACAACAGTGTATCTGAAGGTCAGATCGCCGCATTTGCTATGACAATCTTCTTCAATGAAATGACGATGCCAGAGCGTATCGCACTAACGTGTGCAATGCGTGATTCAGGTATGGTTATCGATTGGAGCCACATGAACTTTGGTGGCCCAATTGTCGATAAGCACTCTACTGGTGGTGTGGGTGATGTGACTTCTTTGATGCTTGGCCCAATGGTGGCAGCATGTGGCGGTTTCGTACCTATGATCTCTGGTCGTGGTCTTGGCCACACTGGCGGAACGTTGGATAAGCTTGAGTCTATTCCTGGCTACAACATCACTCCGACAAACGACGTATTTGGTCAAGTAACCAAAGATGCAGGCGTAGCAATCATCGGTCAAACTGGTGACCTAGCGCCAGCGGATAAGCGCGTTTACGCGACTCGCGATATCACAGCAACAGTAGACAACATCTCACTGATCACGGCGTCGATTTTATCGAAGAAGCTTGCTGCAGGTCTTGAATCTTTAGTGATGGACGTAAAAGTTGGCTCTGGTGCATTCATGCCAACTTACGAAGCGTCTGAAGAGCTAGCAAAATCAATCGTTGCGGTAGCAAACGGTGCTGGCACTAAGACTACGGCAATTCTTACGGACATGAACCAAGTATTGGCTTCTTCGGCGGGTAACGCAGTGGAAGTTCGCGAAGCGGTTCGTTTCTTAACGGGTGAATACCGTAACCCTCGCCTACTTGAAGTGACCATGGCTTCATGTGCTGAAATGTTGGTGCTTGGCAAATTGGCTGAGAACACAGAAGACGCACTTGCGAAACTGATGGAAGCGCTAGATAACGGCAAAGCGGCTGAGTGCTTCGGTAAGATGGTAGCTGGTCTAGGTGGTCCTGTGGATTTCGTAGAAAACTACGATAACTACCTAGAAAAAGCAGAAATCATTAAACCAGTATACGCAACAGAAACTGGCGTTGTATCTGCGATGGATACACGTGCTATCGGCATGGCGGTTGTTTCAATGGGCGGCGGTCGTCGCGTTGCGACAGATGAAATCGACTACGCAGTTGGTTTCGATAACTTCATCCGTCTTGGTGAAGTAGCAGATAGCGACAAACCTCTTGCGGTTATCCACGCTCGCACTGAAGAGCAGTGGGAAGAAGCAGCAAAAGCACTTCGCAGTGCAATCACTGTAGGTGGTGAGTACACACCAACTCCAGAGGTTTACCGCCAAATCCGTGCAGAAGATCTTTAA
- the deoC gene encoding deoxyribose-phosphate aldolase, giving the protein MSDLKAAALRALKLMDLTTLNDDDTDAKVISLCHDAKSAVGNTAAICIYPRFIPIAKKTLREQGTPEVRIATVTNFPHGNDDIEIAVAETKAAVAYGADEVDVVFPYRALMAGDEKVGFELVKQCKEACGDILLKVIIETGELKEEALIKKASQICIEAGADFIKTSTGKVPVNATPEYARMMLEVIRDMGVAETVGFKPAGGVRTAEDAAAYLAMADEILGDNWVDARHYRFGASSLLTNLLNTLEVSDEVADPAAY; this is encoded by the coding sequence ATGAGCGATTTAAAAGCAGCAGCGCTACGTGCACTGAAACTTATGGACCTTACTACGCTAAATGATGATGACACTGATGCAAAAGTGATCTCACTATGTCATGACGCGAAATCAGCAGTAGGTAACACAGCTGCAATCTGTATTTACCCTCGCTTTATTCCTATTGCTAAGAAGACACTTCGTGAGCAAGGTACGCCTGAAGTTCGTATCGCAACGGTAACGAACTTCCCACACGGTAACGACGACATTGAAATCGCCGTTGCTGAAACAAAAGCGGCGGTTGCTTACGGTGCAGACGAAGTAGACGTAGTTTTCCCATACCGCGCTCTAATGGCGGGTGATGAGAAAGTTGGCTTCGAACTAGTTAAGCAATGTAAAGAAGCTTGTGGTGACATTCTTCTTAAAGTGATCATCGAAACAGGTGAACTTAAAGAAGAAGCACTCATCAAGAAAGCATCTCAAATCTGTATCGAAGCAGGTGCTGACTTCATTAAAACTTCAACTGGTAAAGTGCCAGTAAACGCAACACCAGAATACGCTCGCATGATGCTTGAAGTTATTCGTGACATGGGTGTTGCAGAAACTGTTGGTTTCAAACCAGCAGGTGGTGTGCGCACTGCTGAAGATGCAGCTGCATACCTAGCAATGGCTGACGAAATCCTTGGTGACAACTGGGTTGATGCTCGTCACTACCGTTTCGGTGCTTCTAGCCTGCTAACAAACCTACTTAATACATTAGAAGTATCGGACGAAGTCGCTGATCCAGCAGCGTACTAA
- a CDS encoding NupC/NupG family nucleoside CNT transporter: MSLFMSLVGMVVLLAIAFAFSSNRKAINFRTVGGAFAIQFILGAFVLYVPWGRDLLNGFSTGVSNVINYGNDGSSFLFGGLVSDKMFEVFGGGGFIFAFRVLPTLIFFSALISVLYYIGVMQWVIKILGGALQKALGTSRAESMSAAANIFVGQTEAPLVVRPFVPKMTQSELFAVMCGGLASVAGGVLAGYASMGVPLEYLVAASFMAAPGGLLFAKILHPETDQPHEDIEEAMDGGDEKPANVIDAAAGGAASGLQLALNVGAMLIAFVGLIALINGMLGGIGGWFGMPELTLELILGYAFSPLAFLIGVPWDEAVVAGSFIGQKLVINEFVAYLNFVPYIGENAQVVAATGEVMSEKTTAIISFALCGFANLSSIAILLGGLGSLAPNRRSDIARMGIKAVLAGTLSNLMAATIAGFCLSLAAL; the protein is encoded by the coding sequence ATGAGCCTGTTTATGAGCCTAGTCGGTATGGTAGTGCTTCTTGCTATTGCATTTGCATTCTCATCTAACCGCAAAGCTATCAACTTTAGAACTGTGGGTGGCGCATTTGCTATCCAATTCATCCTTGGTGCATTTGTTCTTTACGTACCTTGGGGCCGTGATCTACTAAACGGTTTCTCTACTGGTGTTTCTAACGTTATCAACTACGGTAACGATGGTTCATCTTTCCTATTCGGTGGTCTTGTTTCTGACAAGATGTTCGAAGTATTCGGCGGCGGCGGCTTCATCTTCGCATTCCGCGTTCTTCCTACACTGATCTTTTTCTCTGCACTGATTTCAGTTCTTTACTACATTGGCGTAATGCAGTGGGTTATCAAGATTCTTGGTGGTGCACTACAAAAAGCGCTTGGCACTTCTCGTGCGGAATCAATGTCTGCAGCAGCTAACATTTTCGTAGGTCAAACTGAAGCACCTCTAGTTGTTCGTCCATTCGTACCAAAAATGACTCAATCTGAGCTATTCGCGGTAATGTGTGGTGGTCTAGCATCTGTAGCTGGTGGTGTACTAGCAGGTTACGCTTCAATGGGTGTTCCTCTAGAGTACCTAGTAGCTGCATCATTCATGGCAGCACCGGGTGGTCTACTATTCGCTAAGATTCTTCACCCAGAGACTGACCAGCCTCACGAAGACATCGAAGAAGCAATGGACGGTGGCGACGAGAAGCCAGCTAACGTAATCGACGCAGCAGCGGGCGGTGCGGCTTCTGGTCTACAACTAGCACTAAACGTTGGTGCAATGCTAATCGCATTCGTAGGTCTTATTGCTCTTATCAACGGTATGCTAGGTGGCATCGGTGGTTGGTTCGGTATGCCTGAACTAACACTAGAACTTATCCTAGGTTACGCGTTCTCTCCACTAGCATTCCTAATCGGTGTTCCATGGGACGAAGCAGTTGTTGCTGGTTCATTCATCGGTCAGAAACTAGTAATCAACGAATTCGTTGCATACTTGAACTTTGTTCCTTACATTGGTGAAAACGCTCAAGTCGTTGCGGCAACTGGTGAAGTAATGTCTGAGAAGACAACAGCTATCATCTCATTCGCACTATGTGGCTTCGCGAACCTTTCTTCTATCGCGATCCTACTTGGTGGTCTAGGTAGCCTTGCACCAAACCGTCGTTCAGATATCGCTCGCATGGGTATTAAAGCAGTTCTTGCTGGTACGTTGTCTAACCTAATGGCAGCGACTATTGCAGGCTTCTGCCTTAGCCTTGCAGCACTTTAA
- a CDS encoding TatD family hydrolase, with product MKLFDTHCHFDFEVFQDDFANQVELARDQGVERILIPSVGPSNWARIQALANQYSDLYYALGFHPYFLQTGFEQSVPELESLLSSSKRQCVAIGECGLDFAIDVPTELQEQALELQFELARRFDLPVILHSRKAHNRLIQLVKAAKLPKGGVLHAFSGSHQQAMEWVRLGFLIGVGGTITYPRANKTRDAIQRLSLENIVLETDAPDMPILGYQGEPNHPSKLIHVLNELSLLHTESKQSIASQLWENSNSAFFICE from the coding sequence ATGAAACTGTTTGATACCCACTGCCATTTTGACTTCGAGGTCTTCCAGGATGACTTTGCAAATCAAGTTGAGCTTGCGCGTGACCAAGGAGTAGAGCGTATCTTGATTCCTTCCGTCGGGCCGAGTAACTGGGCTCGTATTCAAGCGCTGGCCAACCAATACTCTGACCTTTATTACGCGCTGGGCTTTCATCCCTATTTTCTACAAACAGGGTTTGAGCAGTCTGTTCCAGAGCTGGAATCGTTACTTTCCTCGTCCAAGCGACAATGCGTTGCGATAGGAGAGTGCGGTTTGGATTTTGCAATAGATGTTCCCACCGAGCTTCAAGAGCAGGCACTGGAGTTGCAATTCGAACTGGCAAGACGGTTCGATCTGCCCGTTATTTTACACAGCCGAAAAGCGCATAATCGTCTCATCCAACTAGTCAAAGCTGCCAAGCTTCCTAAAGGTGGTGTATTGCACGCGTTCTCTGGCAGTCATCAGCAGGCGATGGAATGGGTTCGATTAGGTTTTCTTATCGGAGTCGGAGGCACAATTACCTATCCAAGAGCCAATAAAACTCGCGACGCGATTCAAAGATTATCACTTGAGAATATCGTTTTAGAAACGGACGCTCCGGATATGCCTATACTTGGCTATCAGGGCGAGCCTAATCACCCTTCAAAACTGATTCATGTATTGAATGAGCTCTCTCTGTTGCATACAGAAAGCAAGCAATCGATTGCCTCTCAGCTATGGGAAAATAGCAATTCTGCCTTCTTTATATGTGAATAA
- a CDS encoding DUF5363 family protein: protein MSWFKKGLKRYDDWCKEMGLTPDQKRSCVPYKQDPVHEDEPAKKAEQEKANNETV from the coding sequence ATGAGCTGGTTTAAGAAAGGACTCAAACGCTATGACGATTGGTGCAAAGAGATGGGGCTAACGCCTGATCAAAAGCGCAGTTGTGTACCGTATAAACAAGACCCGGTTCATGAAGACGAGCCTGCTAAAAAAGCAGAGCAAGAGAAAGCAAACAATGAAACTGTTTGA
- the prfC gene encoding peptide chain release factor 3: MSNPLFLGEVSKRRTFAIISHPDAGKTTITEKVLLFGNAIQKAGTVKGRGNAQHAKSDWMEMEKERGISVTTSVMQFPYNDCLVNLLDTPGHEDFSEDTYRTLTAVDSCLMVIDAAKGVEDRTRKLMEVTRLRDTPIVTFMNKLDRDVRDPMEVLDEVENELGMMCAPITWPIGCGKEFKGVYHIHRDETILYESGHGHEIQEVRIIKGLDNPELDEKVGESLAASVREELELVMGACPEFDHEAFLVGELTPVYFGTALGNFGVDHMLDGLTEWAPAPKTRQAVERDVEATEDKFSGFVFKIQANMDPKHRDRIAFMRIVSGTYTQGMKMNHVRLGKQVSISDAVTFMAGDRSRAEHAYAGDIIGLHNHGTIQIGDTFTQGEALKFSGIPNFAPELFRRIRLKDPLKQKQLLKGLVQLSEEGAVQVFRPLQNNDLIVGAVGVLQFDVVVARLKSEYNVEAIYEGVNVATARWVECGDAKKLDEFQRKNQTNLALDGGDNLTYIAPTMVNLNLAQERFPDIDFRATREH; encoded by the coding sequence ATGTCAAATCCCCTTTTTTTAGGCGAAGTTTCTAAGCGCAGAACGTTCGCTATTATTTCTCACCCGGATGCGGGTAAAACCACCATTACTGAAAAAGTACTGTTATTCGGAAACGCGATCCAAAAAGCAGGTACGGTTAAAGGTCGTGGTAACGCACAGCACGCAAAATCAGACTGGATGGAAATGGAAAAGGAACGTGGTATCTCGGTTACTACTTCTGTAATGCAGTTCCCTTACAACGATTGTCTGGTAAACCTACTTGATACTCCTGGACACGAAGACTTCTCGGAAGATACTTACCGTACTCTAACGGCGGTTGACTCATGTCTAATGGTTATCGATGCGGCGAAAGGTGTCGAGGATCGTACTCGTAAGCTGATGGAAGTAACGCGTCTGCGTGACACGCCAATCGTAACCTTCATGAACAAACTTGACCGTGACGTTCGTGATCCAATGGAAGTATTGGATGAGGTAGAAAACGAACTTGGCATGATGTGTGCGCCAATTACGTGGCCAATCGGCTGTGGTAAAGAGTTTAAAGGCGTTTACCATATTCACCGTGACGAAACGATTCTGTATGAATCTGGCCACGGTCACGAGATCCAAGAAGTTCGCATCATCAAAGGTCTAGACAACCCTGAACTTGATGAGAAAGTAGGTGAAAGCCTAGCCGCAAGCGTTCGTGAAGAGCTTGAGCTTGTTATGGGCGCTTGCCCTGAGTTTGATCACGAAGCATTCCTTGTTGGTGAACTAACGCCAGTTTACTTCGGTACAGCACTAGGTAACTTTGGTGTTGACCACATGCTAGATGGCTTAACTGAGTGGGCGCCAGCGCCGAAAACTCGTCAAGCGGTAGAGCGTGATGTGGAAGCGACAGAAGACAAGTTCTCAGGCTTCGTATTTAAGATCCAAGCAAACATGGATCCAAAACACCGTGACCGTATCGCCTTCATGCGTATCGTATCGGGTACTTACACACAAGGTATGAAGATGAACCACGTTCGTCTTGGCAAGCAAGTAAGTATCTCAGATGCGGTTACCTTTATGGCGGGTGACCGTTCTCGTGCAGAACACGCTTACGCGGGTGACATCATTGGTCTACACAACCACGGTACGATTCAAATTGGTGATACATTCACTCAAGGTGAAGCGCTGAAGTTCTCTGGTATTCCAAACTTTGCGCCAGAACTGTTCCGTCGTATTCGTCTAAAAGATCCATTGAAGCAGAAACAGCTACTGAAAGGTCTGGTTCAGCTTTCTGAAGAAGGTGCGGTACAGGTATTCCGTCCATTGCAAAACAACGACCTGATCGTAGGTGCGGTTGGTGTGCTTCAGTTTGACGTGGTTGTGGCTCGCTTGAAGTCAGAATACAACGTTGAAGCGATTTACGAAGGTGTAAACGTAGCAACCGCTCGTTGGGTTGAGTGTGGCGATGCGAAGAAATTGGATGAGTTCCAACGTAAGAACCAAACTAACCTAGCATTGGACGGTGGTGATAACCTAACGTACATCGCGCCAACTATGGTTAACCTAAACCTAGCGCAAGAGCGTTTCCCTGATATCGATTTCCGTGCGACTCGTGAGCACTAA
- the rimI gene encoding ribosomal protein S18-alanine N-acetyltransferase has product MTIEITPMRAEHLDQVWQIEQQAHSHPWAESLVRDLSSRGACHHVMLEGAQVIGYFYGQNIVGEVTLLNIAIAPSQQGKGLGQKLLDAFIEHCEQAKAESAWLEVRESNHSAIHIYEQAGFNEVDRRYNYYPARTGNGKEDAIILSYLFVI; this is encoded by the coding sequence GTGACAATTGAAATTACGCCGATGCGTGCTGAGCACCTCGACCAAGTTTGGCAGATCGAGCAACAAGCGCATTCTCACCCTTGGGCAGAATCTTTGGTGCGTGACTTATCCAGTCGCGGCGCTTGCCATCATGTGATGCTGGAAGGTGCTCAAGTGATTGGTTACTTCTACGGACAGAATATTGTCGGAGAAGTGACGCTATTAAATATTGCCATCGCACCCTCTCAACAGGGGAAAGGGCTAGGGCAAAAATTGCTGGATGCATTTATCGAACACTGCGAGCAAGCGAAAGCAGAGAGCGCCTGGTTGGAAGTGCGCGAAAGTAACCACTCAGCTATCCATATTTATGAGCAAGCAGGCTTCAATGAAGTGGACCGTCGTTACAACTATTACCCAGCCAGAACGGGCAATGGTAAAGAGGACGCCATCATTCTGAGTTACCTATTTGTGATTTAG
- a CDS encoding DNA polymerase III subunit psi: MSINEKQYLHEMGISTWELSHPERLEGYQSPLLDLQSSCKLLLVSPMCPENETALMFERVLKSIKLTLDDALHLEPERLSMLGEHQLEWVWFAGCEADASINAKQLTSPLLQDIDGNNEQRRALWQQICSYS; encoded by the coding sequence ATGTCAATTAACGAGAAACAATATTTACACGAAATGGGGATCAGCACTTGGGAGCTGAGTCACCCAGAAAGACTGGAAGGCTATCAATCGCCATTATTGGATTTGCAGAGTTCTTGTAAACTACTATTGGTATCGCCAATGTGTCCAGAAAACGAGACAGCTTTGATGTTTGAGCGTGTATTAAAAAGCATTAAGCTCACGCTCGACGACGCTCTGCACCTAGAGCCTGAGCGCTTATCCATGCTGGGTGAGCATCAACTAGAATGGGTGTGGTTCGCAGGCTGTGAGGCAGATGCCAGCATTAATGCTAAGCAACTGACGTCACCGCTATTACAAGATATTGATGGCAACAACGAACAACGCCGCGCATTGTGGCAACAAATCTGTTCGTACTCTTAA
- a CDS encoding GNAT family N-acetyltransferase: MLIRTEAPADILTIDRLLKHAFPTEAEANLVMSLRENGKLTLSLVACTDEGEVVGHALFSPVTLNGEDLSWQGLAPLAVHEDYRRQGIAAELIKEGFDSLRDFGYPVCVVLGAPDYYGRQGFRASEEMGFDCAWEVPQGVFRVAELVEGQCDGRSGRIDYSPEFSEL, translated from the coding sequence ATGCTTATTCGAACTGAAGCCCCTGCGGACATTCTCACCATTGACCGCTTATTAAAACATGCCTTCCCAACGGAAGCGGAAGCCAACTTAGTGATGAGTTTGCGTGAAAACGGTAAGCTCACTTTGTCTTTGGTGGCATGCACCGATGAAGGTGAAGTGGTTGGTCACGCGCTGTTTAGCCCTGTGACGTTGAATGGTGAAGATTTGTCGTGGCAAGGTCTTGCGCCTTTGGCTGTACATGAAGATTACCGTCGCCAAGGTATTGCAGCTGAGTTGATCAAAGAAGGCTTTGATTCACTACGTGATTTTGGTTACCCAGTGTGTGTGGTGTTGGGCGCTCCTGACTACTACGGGCGTCAAGGTTTTAGAGCCAGCGAAGAGATGGGCTTCGATTGTGCGTGGGAAGTACCACAAGGTGTATTTCGCGTCGCAGAATTGGTGGAAGGGCAATGTGACGGACGTTCAGGTCGCATCGATTATTCACCAGAGTTCTCTGAGCTATAA
- the ubiT gene encoding ubiquinone anaerobic biosynthesis accessory factor UbiT — MLNKIRSQLVKNAASILRSPVQLLPQTVQKKALLEGLKMVFKEALEDGDFEFLEDKWLKVAIKDLNLAWYISYQDEKLVVAKKPVQEDVSFSGNLNDLVLIAGRKEDPDTLFFQRRLSIEGDTELGLEVKNLMDSVDLEQLPKAMQVALNQLADFVQKGVQAPAQETGVANAYSN, encoded by the coding sequence GTGTTAAACAAGATTCGCAGTCAACTAGTAAAGAACGCAGCATCAATTTTGCGATCTCCAGTCCAGTTATTGCCACAAACTGTTCAGAAAAAAGCCTTGTTAGAAGGTTTGAAAATGGTATTTAAAGAAGCGCTTGAAGATGGCGATTTTGAATTCCTTGAAGATAAGTGGCTGAAAGTTGCGATTAAAGACTTGAACTTAGCATGGTATATCAGCTACCAAGACGAAAAATTAGTGGTAGCAAAGAAACCGGTTCAGGAAGATGTGAGTTTTAGTGGTAACCTTAACGACCTAGTACTTATTGCTGGTCGTAAAGAAGACCCTGATACACTGTTCTTCCAACGTCGTCTTTCTATTGAAGGCGACACTGAGCTAGGCTTAGAAGTGAAAAACCTGATGGACAGTGTCGACTTAGAGCAGTTACCAAAAGCGATGCAAGTAGCACTGAACCAATTGGCTGACTTTGTTCAGAAAGGGGTTCAAGCGCCTGCACAAGAAACCGGAGTAGCGAATGCTTATTCGAACTGA
- the ubiU gene encoding ubiquinone anaerobic biosynthesis protein UbiU, which produces MELLCPAGNLPALKTAIDCGADAVYIGFKDDTNARHFAGLNFNGKKLEKAVQYVHDRNKKIHVALNTFAHPNGFERWTNAVDNAAALGVDALIVADIAVLEYAAHKYPELELHLSVQASATNVAAVDFYKQNFNVKRVVLPRVLSIHQVKQLSRNITSDVELEVFAFGSLCIMSEGRCYLSSYMTGESPNTVGACSPAKYVRWQETENGLESRLNDILIDRYSAGENAGYPTLCKGRFEAEIEGEKKRYHALEEPTSLNTLSMLPELFAANVASVKIEGRQRSPAYVEQVTRTWRAAIDRYQANPEAYQVEAAWNAALANVSEGTQTTLGAYHRKWQ; this is translated from the coding sequence ATGGAACTCTTGTGTCCTGCAGGTAACTTGCCTGCGCTAAAAACCGCGATTGATTGCGGTGCAGACGCCGTATACATCGGCTTTAAAGACGACACCAACGCTCGTCACTTTGCTGGTCTGAACTTCAACGGCAAGAAGCTAGAAAAAGCGGTGCAATACGTTCATGACCGCAACAAAAAGATCCACGTTGCACTTAACACTTTTGCCCACCCGAATGGTTTTGAACGTTGGACAAACGCTGTCGACAACGCAGCGGCACTGGGTGTCGATGCACTGATCGTGGCTGACATTGCGGTACTTGAGTACGCTGCTCACAAATACCCAGAGCTCGAACTGCACCTTTCTGTACAGGCATCAGCCACCAACGTTGCTGCGGTAGATTTCTACAAGCAAAACTTCAACGTCAAACGTGTTGTACTGCCTCGCGTACTGTCTATCCATCAGGTAAAACAGCTTTCTCGCAACATCACCAGCGATGTCGAGCTAGAAGTGTTTGCTTTTGGTAGCCTGTGCATCATGTCAGAAGGTCGCTGCTACCTGTCTTCATACATGACTGGCGAATCACCAAACACCGTTGGTGCGTGCTCTCCGGCGAAATACGTTCGCTGGCAAGAAACAGAAAACGGTCTGGAATCTCGTCTTAACGACATCCTGATCGATCGTTACAGCGCTGGTGAAAACGCGGGCTACCCAACCTTGTGTAAAGGTCGTTTCGAAGCTGAAATTGAAGGTGAGAAAAAACGCTACCACGCACTGGAAGAGCCAACCAGTTTGAACACCCTTTCTATGTTGCCTGAGCTGTTTGCTGCCAATGTCGCTTCCGTAAAAATTGAAGGTCGCCAACGTAGCCCTGCTTACGTAGAACAAGTGACGCGCACGTGGCGTGCAGCGATTGATCGTTACCAAGCAAATCCAGAGGCTTACCAAGTTGAAGCGGCTTGGAATGCAGCATTGGCAAACGTGTCTGAAGGTACGCAAACCACACTTGGTGCTTACCACCGTAAATGGCAGTAG